A window of Candidatus Neomarinimicrobiota bacterium contains these coding sequences:
- the infA gene encoding translation initiation factor IF-1: MAKEKLIRVDGIIKECLPNAMFKVVLENGHEVLAHVSGKMRMHFIKILPGDRVTLELSPYDLKRGRIIYRYK; encoded by the coding sequence ATGGCAAAGGAGAAGTTAATAAGAGTTGACGGAATAATAAAAGAATGTCTGCCAAATGCGATGTTTAAGGTGGTACTTGAAAATGGGCATGAGGTATTAGCACATGTTTCTGGGAAGATGAGGATGCATTTCATAAAGATTTTGCCTGGTGATAGAGTTACACTTGAGCTCTCTCCCTATGATTTGAAAAGAGGTAGGATTATTTATAGATATAAGTGA
- the rpmJ gene encoding 50S ribosomal protein L36, producing MKVRASVRKICDKCKIIRRKGVVRVICINPKHKQRQG from the coding sequence ATGAAAGTTAGAGCTTCAGTTAGGAAAATATGTGATAAGTGCAAGATAATTAGAAGGAAAGGTGTTGTTAGGGTAATTTGTATAAATCCTAAGCATAAGCAAAGACAGGGCTAA
- the rpsM gene encoding 30S ribosomal protein S13 produces the protein MARIAGVDLPRDKKAKIGLTYIYGIGRSKAAKILEKANVDPEKRIKDLTDQEVRAIREIIEKGEKVEGALRTEVQMNIKRLIDIGCYRGLRHRRGLPVRGQRTRTNARTRKGPRKTVGKKKKKVGKKG, from the coding sequence TTGGCAAGAATAGCTGGTGTAGATTTACCGAGAGATAAAAAAGCAAAAATAGGTTTAACATATATATATGGAATTGGGAGATCAAAAGCGGCGAAGATTTTGGAAAAAGCAAACGTTGATCCTGAAAAGCGAATAAAAGACTTAACAGATCAGGAAGTAAGAGCGATTAGAGAAATAATTGAAAAGGGAGAGAAAGTAGAGGGTGCTTTAAGAACTGAAGTCCAAATGAATATTAAAAGACTCATTGATATTGGTTGCTATAGGGGATTAAGGCACAGACGTGGACTACCTGTAAGGGGGCAGAGAACAAGAACGAATGCAAGAACAAGAAAAGGTCCGAGAAAGACAGTAGGAAAGAAAAAGAAAAAAGTTGGTAAGAAAGGTTAA
- the rpsK gene encoding 30S ribosomal protein S11: MAKRSTTKKKKKVKVESDGIAHIKATFNNTIITLADKYGNVISWASGGTVGFKGTRKSTPFAAQQAAIKAAKEAMDLGLKRVEVWVKGPGSGREAAIRSLHSAGLQITAIKDVTPIPHNGCRPPKRRRI, from the coding sequence GTGGCAAAGCGTTCAACTACAAAAAAGAAGAAAAAAGTCAAAGTTGAGTCTGATGGTATAGCACATATAAAGGCAACTTTCAATAATACAATTATAACACTGGCTGATAAATATGGAAATGTTATATCGTGGGCATCGGGTGGTACGGTTGGTTTTAAAGGTACGAGAAAAAGCACTCCTTTTGCAGCTCAGCAGGCTGCTATTAAAGCGGCGAAGGAGGCAATGGACCTTGGTTTAAAAAGGGTCGAAGTGTGGGTAAAAGGACCAGGGTCAGGTAGAGAAGCAGCTATACGGTCCCTACATTCCGCTGGGTTGCAAATAACAGCTATTAAAGATGTAACACCTATTCCACACAATGGTTGCAGACCACCAAAAAGAAGGAGAATATAA
- the rpsD gene encoding 30S ribosomal protein S4, whose protein sequence is MARYTGPRCKLCRREGMKLFLKGERCLTDKCSFDKRPYPPGQHGRTLIRRPSNYALQLREKQKIKRIYGVLERQFKRYFEMASRMKGKTGDNLMKILESRFDNVVYRLGFAESRSKARQLISHGHFVINNRPVNIPSYLLKPGDVIQVKEKSRKLATIHESMKRIKGEHELPWLILEKGKMRGIFIQPPEREQLDLDVKESLVVELYSK, encoded by the coding sequence ATGGCAAGATATACAGGACCAAGGTGTAAATTATGTAGAAGAGAGGGTATGAAACTCTTTCTGAAAGGAGAAAGGTGTTTAACCGATAAGTGTTCTTTTGATAAACGACCTTATCCACCAGGGCAACATGGACGAACATTAATTAGAAGACCCTCGAATTATGCACTTCAATTAAGGGAGAAACAGAAGATAAAAAGAATCTATGGGGTTTTAGAACGTCAGTTTAAAAGATATTTTGAAATGGCAAGCAGGATGAAAGGCAAAACAGGAGATAACTTAATGAAAATATTGGAATCAAGGTTTGATAATGTGGTATATAGACTTGGATTTGCTGAATCCAGAAGCAAAGCAAGACAGCTTATAAGTCACGGGCATTTTGTTATAAACAATAGACCGGTAAATATACCTTCATATTTATTAAAACCAGGTGATGTTATTCAAGTCAAAGAGAAGAGCAGAAAATTAGCGACAATACATGAATCAATGAAGAGAATAAAAGGTGAACATGAATTACCATGGCTTATTCTTGAGAAAGGAAAGATGAGAGGAATATTTATACAACCACCAGAAAGGGAACAATTAGATTTGGATGTTAAAGAGTCATTAGTGGTTGAGTTGTATTCAAAGTAA
- a CDS encoding DNA-directed RNA polymerase subunit alpha, protein MPNKNEIVAKVEKDIRDNTFGIFTFQPLQRGYGTTIGNALRRVLLTSIPGAAITSIRIEGIMHEFSTIEGVVEDVSEIILNLKQVRIKLIDPKPEKVNIHLKGPGEFKAGMIAEHTNDFEIMNPDHHICTMNEDADFNIELKVSQGTGWTSADKNKTPDAPIGTIFIDSIFSPIKNVAMKVENLPGTPKEVLEKLTLEVTTDGSINPEDAVSYAASLLMDYFQLFVTGEVKPIEIKTEEPDEEKIRIRNLLKKSVDEMELSVRAYNCLKANNIRTIADLVSRDEQEMLKFKNFGRKSLNELMMKLKEMGLQFGMDVSMYLNSDED, encoded by the coding sequence ATGCCAAATAAAAATGAAATAGTAGCAAAAGTTGAAAAGGATATTAGGGATAATACTTTTGGGATATTTACTTTTCAGCCCCTACAGAGGGGTTATGGCACAACAATTGGTAATGCCTTAAGAAGAGTTTTGCTTACATCAATCCCGGGTGCAGCTATCACATCAATAAGGATCGAAGGTATTATGCATGAATTCTCTACTATTGAGGGAGTTGTTGAAGATGTATCGGAGATTATTTTAAATCTTAAACAAGTAAGAATAAAGTTAATCGATCCAAAGCCTGAGAAAGTAAATATCCATCTTAAAGGTCCGGGTGAGTTTAAAGCAGGTATGATAGCTGAGCATACAAATGATTTTGAAATAATGAATCCAGATCACCATATTTGTACAATGAATGAAGATGCAGACTTCAATATCGAACTTAAGGTATCTCAGGGAACTGGCTGGACGTCTGCAGATAAAAATAAAACTCCTGATGCACCTATAGGAACGATATTCATAGATTCAATATTTTCTCCTATAAAAAATGTAGCAATGAAAGTTGAAAATCTTCCAGGGACACCAAAGGAGGTGTTAGAAAAACTGACCCTTGAGGTTACCACCGATGGTAGTATCAATCCTGAGGATGCAGTTAGCTATGCTGCGAGTTTACTCATGGATTACTTCCAGCTATTTGTTACTGGAGAGGTTAAACCTATTGAGATAAAGACGGAAGAACCCGATGAGGAAAAAATCAGAATAAGAAATCTTCTTAAGAAGTCCGTTGATGAAATGGAACTTTCGGTTAGAGCATACAACTGTCTGAAAGCCAATAATATTAGAACAATTGCTGATCTTGTATCAAGGGATGAGCAGGAGATGTTGAAATTTAAAAATTTTGGTAGGAAGTCTCTGAACGAATTAATGATGAAATTGAAGGAAATGGGGTTACAATTTGGGATGGATGTTTCAATGTATTTGAACTCGGATGAAGATTAA
- the rplQ gene encoding 50S ribosomal protein L17, which translates to MQHQKRVPKLGRKSSHRKALLSNLAIQLVKHGRIQTTHAKAKALRSVIERLITYGKKGTVHHRRLAFRVLRDRKLVKLLFDHIAPQYMNRQGGYTRILKLGFRDNDAAEISLIEFVDYKKPDEKKSKEKIKEKKTKTKEKVES; encoded by the coding sequence ATGCAACACCAGAAGAGGGTTCCAAAGCTCGGTAGAAAGTCAAGTCATAGAAAAGCGTTACTATCAAATCTAGCTATTCAGCTGGTTAAACATGGTAGAATTCAAACAACTCACGCAAAAGCAAAGGCATTAAGGAGCGTAATTGAGAGATTAATTACCTATGGCAAAAAAGGGACAGTTCATCATAGACGCCTGGCATTTAGAGTACTGCGGGATAGGAAGCTGGTAAAACTTCTTTTTGATCATATTGCTCCTCAGTATATGAATCGACAGGGAGGATATACGAGAATTTTAAAGCTTGGTTTTAGAGATAATGATGCAGCAGAAATATCACTTATCGAATTTGTAGATTATAAAAAACCTGATGAAAAGAAATCCAAAGAAAAGATAAAAGAAAAGAAAACTAAGACCAAAGAAAAAGTCGAAAGTTGA
- a CDS encoding family 10 glycosylhydrolase has translation MKKIVYFKRAVNVAAFFFLITFQLNSQIRNLGIWVVRDRVVNKKEIDTFINFACENNFTDIFVQVRGRDDAFYNSKIVKKSELIKPPAFDPLQYTITKAKDKGLRVHAWMNIYFVWSSKEFPWPGHIVLKHPDWCAIDKSCNLAGEYEKILYLKNKKEGIFLSPTVSDVNKYLFEVVKEVIGNYDVDGIHFDYIRYPNGNYDYNPEGRYLFKKRYGFDPLLFTISNKDFLKDIDDVIFDTLLFRWNNFLRSRITNFVRMVKIYIDTSGYNVSMSAAVKPDPIEARNYYFQDWINWLEKGYMDFVVPMNYTKSDRRFEEIAREISSFCGNEKVWMGIAVYNQSEYGAWGKTLIAIDNEYNNIVYFSYDYLKNRYYILRNVKRLKKRY, from the coding sequence ATGAAGAAAATCGTTTATTTTAAGAGGGCAGTTAATGTGGCTGCCTTTTTTTTTCTTATTACTTTCCAATTAAATTCACAGATAAGGAATCTAGGAATATGGGTTGTTAGAGATAGAGTCGTAAATAAGAAGGAGATTGATACTTTTATCAATTTTGCCTGTGAAAATAATTTTACAGATATATTTGTCCAGGTAAGAGGTAGAGATGATGCATTTTATAATTCAAAGATTGTTAAGAAGTCTGAACTTATAAAGCCTCCAGCGTTTGATCCGCTTCAGTATACTATTACAAAAGCGAAAGACAAAGGATTAAGAGTGCATGCGTGGATGAACATATATTTTGTATGGAGTTCTAAGGAATTTCCCTGGCCGGGGCATATTGTCCTTAAGCATCCAGATTGGTGTGCAATTGATAAAAGTTGTAATTTAGCTGGCGAATATGAAAAGATTCTATATCTAAAAAACAAAAAAGAAGGGATATTTCTTTCCCCCACGGTTAGTGATGTCAATAAATATTTATTTGAGGTTGTAAAAGAAGTCATCGGAAACTATGATGTAGATGGAATTCATTTTGATTATATACGCTATCCTAATGGTAACTATGACTATAACCCGGAAGGTAGATATCTTTTCAAGAAAAGATATGGATTTGATCCTCTGCTCTTTACTATTTCAAATAAGGACTTTTTGAAAGATATTGATGATGTTATTTTTGATACTCTGCTTTTCAGATGGAATAATTTTCTGAGATCAAGAATAACAAATTTTGTAAGAATGGTTAAAATTTATATTGATACTTCTGGATATAATGTCAGCATGAGCGCGGCAGTAAAACCTGATCCAATAGAGGCAAGAAACTATTATTTTCAGGATTGGATAAATTGGTTGGAAAAGGGGTATATGGACTTTGTAGTTCCTATGAATTATACAAAGAGTGATAGAAGATTTGAAGAAATAGCGAGAGAAATTTCAAGCTTTTGTGGAAATGAAAAAGTCTGGATGGGTATTGCAGTTTATAATCAGTCAGAATATGGGGCATGGGGTAAGACCTTGATTGCAATAGATAATGAATATAATAATATAGTCTATTTTTCATATGATTACTTGAAGAATAGGTATTATATTTTAAGAAATGTTAAAAGACTTAAGAAACGTTATTAA
- a CDS encoding DUF350 domain-containing protein produces MESSWAYTFILYLKAFGWALVASIGFAVGIGFAIKIFDLLSSNIDEWEEIRRGNIGVALIVVALIVMVGLLIYKVI; encoded by the coding sequence ATGGAATCATCATGGGCATATACCTTTATACTTTATCTTAAAGCTTTTGGCTGGGCACTGGTTGCATCAATAGGATTTGCGGTGGGTATAGGTTTTGCCATTAAGATTTTTGATCTTCTATCGAGTAATATTGATGAATGGGAAGAGATAAGAAGGGGTAATATCGGAGTTGCTCTTATAGTCGTGGCTCTTATTGTTATGGTTGGGCTTCTGATTTATAAAGTGATTTAA